A single Nicotiana tabacum cultivar K326 chromosome 5, ASM71507v2, whole genome shotgun sequence DNA region contains:
- the LOC107796618 gene encoding uncharacterized protein LOC107796618 isoform X1, which produces MISYKATVVSNSRFKMKLKTVWRKVSDYVRYDLKEIAFPSSLPDPPHFKKRRKLSLKERYLVLKEASRLYAASRVRDIGPELRPNDYKKKREILVDEEYGSRKHKEPSTLEDLAVAARGGMETLRPALQRVYMTRASAYKDALKSFIQGYQEGIQQTMEKIKDSKSSEDTDASSSKGPT; this is translated from the exons GTAATTCAAGATTCAAAATGAAGCTGAAGACAGTCTGGAGGAAAGTATCTGATTATGTTCGATATGATTTGAAGGAGATTGCTTTTCCTTCATCTTTACCGGACCCTCCCCACTTCAAAAAACGCAGGAAACTATCTTTGAAGGAGCGCTATCTT GTGCTGAAGGAAGCATCTAGACTTTATGCTGCAAGTAGGGTTAGGGACATTGGTCCAGAACTTCGGCCCAATGATTACAAAAAGAAGCGTGAGATTCTCGTGGACGAAGAATATGGTAGCAGAAAGCATAAGGAACCGTCAACATTAGAGGATCTAG CTGTGGCTGCAAGAGGCGGAATGGAGACACTACGACCAGCACTGCAACGAGTCTACATGACAAGAGCTTCTGCATATAAAGATGCACTTAAAAGTTTCATACAAGGATATCAAGAAGGTATTCAACAAACCATGGAGAAAATTAAAGACTCGAAATCTTCTGAAGACACTGATGCATCCAGTTCCAAAGGACCAACTTGA
- the LOC107796618 gene encoding uncharacterized protein LOC107796618 isoform X2 — protein sequence MKLKTVWRKVSDYVRYDLKEIAFPSSLPDPPHFKKRRKLSLKERYLVLKEASRLYAASRVRDIGPELRPNDYKKKREILVDEEYGSRKHKEPSTLEDLAVAARGGMETLRPALQRVYMTRASAYKDALKSFIQGYQEGIQQTMEKIKDSKSSEDTDASSSKGPT from the exons ATGAAGCTGAAGACAGTCTGGAGGAAAGTATCTGATTATGTTCGATATGATTTGAAGGAGATTGCTTTTCCTTCATCTTTACCGGACCCTCCCCACTTCAAAAAACGCAGGAAACTATCTTTGAAGGAGCGCTATCTT GTGCTGAAGGAAGCATCTAGACTTTATGCTGCAAGTAGGGTTAGGGACATTGGTCCAGAACTTCGGCCCAATGATTACAAAAAGAAGCGTGAGATTCTCGTGGACGAAGAATATGGTAGCAGAAAGCATAAGGAACCGTCAACATTAGAGGATCTAG CTGTGGCTGCAAGAGGCGGAATGGAGACACTACGACCAGCACTGCAACGAGTCTACATGACAAGAGCTTCTGCATATAAAGATGCACTTAAAAGTTTCATACAAGGATATCAAGAAGGTATTCAACAAACCATGGAGAAAATTAAAGACTCGAAATCTTCTGAAGACACTGATGCATCCAGTTCCAAAGGACCAACTTGA
- the LOC142181300 gene encoding uncharacterized protein LOC142181300: protein MTNENQTNGSVAGTVAAVTSRSTPAHAMAPAEKPGKFSGIDFKRWQMKMLFYLTTLSLQRFIKEDPPVMAENTPNDERLVVTEAWKHSDFLCKNYILSCLEDGLYNVYSVMETSKALWNALEKKYKTEDAGLKKFVAARFLDFKMIDTRSVITQVQELQVIVHDLLAEGMVINEAFQVAAFIEKLPPLWKDFKNYLKHKRKEMTLEDLIVRLRIEEDNKNAEKKSRGNSTIMGANVVEEAPQNKKRKKASGPKNYPSRKKFKGNCHNCGRSGHKAVDCRAPKNDKKKKNQANMVEDEMEDLCAMLSECNLVGNPKEWWIDSGATRHVCANKELFSSYAPAGPDETIFM, encoded by the exons ATGACGAATGAAAACCAAACTAATGGAAGTGTTGCGGGAACGGTTGCTGCTGTTACAAGCCGTTCTACTCCTGCTCAtgctatggcaccggcagaaaaacccggaaagttTTCTGGGATTGACTTCAAACGTTGGCAAATGAAGATGCTCTTCTATCTTACTACGTTGAGTTTGCAACGTTTCATCAAGGAGGATCCTCCGGTCATGGCTGAAAATACTCCGAATGATGAACGACTTGTTGtaactgaagcatggaaacattctgatttcttgtgcaaaaactacatattgagttgtttggaagatggcttgtacaatgtctatagtgtcatggaaacttcaaaagcaTTATGGAATGCACtagagaagaagtacaagactgaggatGCCGGACTTAAGAAATTCGTGGCTGcaaggtttttggatttcaagatgattgacactaggtccgtcataactcaagtccaagaattacaagtcattgtgcatgacctccttgctgaag gtatggtcataaatgaggCCTTTCAAGTCGCTGCTTTCATTGAAAAGttacctccgttgtggaaggattttaagaactatcttaaacacaagcggaaggagatgacactagaagacttgattgttcgtctgaggatagaagaagacaacaaaaatgCTGAAAAGAAGTCACGTGGAAACTCGACAATAATGGGGGCAAACGTTGTTGAGGAGGcgccacaaaataagaagaggaagaaggcttctggaccaaagaattacccaagCAGGAAAAAGTTCAAGGGTAATTGCCACAACTGTGGAAGATCTGGGCATAAAGCCGTGGATTGTCGTGCGCCCAAGaatgataagaagaaaaagaatcaagctaacatggttgaagatgaaatggaggacttatgtgccatgttgtctgaatgcaatttggtaggaaatccaaaagaatggtggatagattctggagccacccgccatgtttgtgctaacaaggagttattttcttcttatgccCCCGCAGGACCCGACGAGACAATCTTTATGTAG